The following proteins come from a genomic window of Achromobacter deleyi:
- a CDS encoding ATP-binding protein has product MTATEFTTLIQRAERVLAQLEAWLPPAPPDIDWNAHAFRWRKRGSRGWLDAVRHVARIELEDLQHIERQKGIIERNTQQFIDKKPANNVLMTGARGTGKSSLVKAMLAAHGDRGLRLIEVDKSDLGDLADIVELVAARPERFIVFCDDLSFEEGEAGYKALKSVLDGSVAASGDNVLIYATSNRRHLMPEYMSENLQAKHQPDGEIHPGETVEEKISLSERFGLWLSFYPFKQDDYLDIVYHWLRELGCPEDQIEPSRTEALQWTIERGSRSGRVAYQFARDWAARHV; this is encoded by the coding sequence GTGACCGCGACCGAATTCACCACCCTCATCCAGCGCGCCGAGCGCGTCCTGGCCCAGCTTGAAGCCTGGCTGCCGCCCGCCCCTCCCGACATCGACTGGAACGCCCATGCGTTCCGCTGGCGCAAGCGCGGTTCGCGCGGCTGGCTCGACGCCGTGCGCCACGTGGCCCGCATCGAGCTCGAGGACTTGCAGCACATCGAACGCCAGAAAGGCATCATCGAGCGCAACACGCAGCAGTTCATCGACAAGAAGCCCGCCAACAACGTCCTCATGACCGGCGCCCGCGGCACCGGCAAGAGCTCGCTGGTCAAGGCCATGCTGGCCGCCCACGGCGACCGCGGCCTGCGCCTGATCGAAGTCGACAAGTCCGACCTGGGCGACCTGGCCGACATCGTCGAACTGGTGGCCGCGCGCCCCGAACGCTTCATCGTGTTCTGCGACGACCTGTCGTTCGAGGAAGGCGAGGCCGGCTACAAGGCGCTCAAGTCCGTGCTGGACGGCTCGGTCGCGGCCTCGGGCGACAACGTGCTGATCTACGCTACCTCCAACCGGCGCCACCTGATGCCGGAGTACATGAGCGAGAACCTGCAGGCCAAGCACCAGCCCGACGGCGAGATCCACCCCGGCGAAACCGTCGAGGAAAAGATCTCACTGTCCGAGCGCTTCGGCCTGTGGCTGTCGTTCTATCCCTTCAAGCAGGACGACTACCTCGACATCGTCTACCACTGGCTGCGCGAGCTGGGCTGCCCGGAAGACCAGATCGAGCCGTCGCGCACCGAGGCGCTGCAGTGGACGATCGAGCGCGGTTCGCGCTCGGGGCGCGTCGCTTACCAATTCGCCCGTGACTGGGCCGCCCGCCATGTCTGA
- a CDS encoding Nudix family hydrolase, whose product MSDKIIDVAAGLILRPDGMLLLGQRPEGKPWSGWWELPGGKLEPGETVLQALARELQEEIGIRVTQSRPWVTYVHAYPHTTVRLAFCHVTGWEGEPRSLENQRLEWVDPANAASVGDLLPATLPPLRWLQLPTAYGISSIGSRAGLSAFLGRLDAALARGVRLVQLREPQWPDGPASASLHEALQQIVKRCHAAGARVLVNSAHPAAWWREADGVHLRGADAARLAARPELPAGALVGVSAHDNAQVVHARELGADFAVLGPVLDTPSHPGAPTLGWDGFVEGNRDAGIPVFALGGQSTQTVSQALRHGAHGIAGIRGLI is encoded by the coding sequence ATGTCTGACAAGATCATCGATGTCGCCGCCGGCCTGATCCTGCGTCCGGACGGCATGCTGTTGCTGGGCCAGCGTCCCGAAGGCAAGCCCTGGTCGGGCTGGTGGGAGCTGCCCGGCGGCAAGCTCGAACCCGGCGAGACCGTGCTGCAGGCGCTGGCGCGCGAGCTGCAGGAAGAGATCGGCATCCGCGTGACGCAGTCGCGGCCGTGGGTGACCTACGTGCACGCCTACCCCCACACCACGGTGCGCCTGGCGTTCTGCCACGTCACCGGCTGGGAAGGCGAGCCGCGCAGCCTGGAGAACCAGCGCCTGGAATGGGTCGACCCGGCCAACGCCGCCTCGGTCGGCGACCTGCTGCCGGCCACCCTGCCGCCGCTGCGCTGGCTGCAGCTGCCGACCGCCTACGGCATCAGTTCCATCGGCTCGCGCGCCGGCCTGTCGGCGTTCCTGGGGCGGCTGGACGCGGCGCTGGCGCGCGGCGTCAGGCTGGTGCAACTGCGTGAACCGCAGTGGCCCGACGGCCCGGCCTCGGCCTCGCTGCACGAGGCGCTGCAGCAGATCGTCAAGCGCTGCCACGCCGCCGGCGCGCGGGTGCTGGTCAACAGCGCCCATCCGGCCGCCTGGTGGCGCGAGGCCGACGGCGTGCACCTGCGCGGCGCCGACGCCGCGCGCCTGGCCGCCCGCCCCGAATTGCCGGCGGGCGCATTGGTGGGCGTCTCGGCGCACGACAACGCCCAGGTGGTGCATGCGCGCGAACTGGGCGCGGACTTCGCCGTGCTCGGCCCGGTGCTGGACACCCCCAGCCACCCCGGCGCGCCGACGTTGGGCTGGGACGGCTTCGTCGAAGGCAACCGCGATGCCGGCATTCCGGTGTTCGCGCTGGGCGGGCAATCCACCCAGACCGTCTCGCAGGCCCTGCGCCATGGCGCGCACGGCATCGCCGGCATCCGCGGCCTGATCTGA
- a CDS encoding TetR/AcrR family transcriptional regulator, whose amino-acid sequence MSRRENTERQILRALEDQIKETGMGGVGINAIAKRAGVSKELIYRYFDGMPGLMLAWMQEQDFWTRNPDLLAADESSQRSPGDLVLSMLRAQIDALSGNETLREVRRWELIERNEVSAPLADRRERAARGFIDRVDGLTPEMDVPAVVSVMLAGVLYLMLRAKTESHFLGVPLRTPEGWARINDALEHLVKQGFPDALNQQSLAHLEARRKKARPPADPEP is encoded by the coding sequence ATGTCCCGACGTGAGAATACCGAGCGCCAGATCCTGCGGGCCCTCGAAGACCAGATCAAGGAAACCGGCATGGGAGGCGTAGGCATCAACGCCATCGCCAAGCGCGCCGGCGTCAGCAAGGAACTCATCTACCGCTATTTCGACGGCATGCCCGGCCTGATGCTGGCCTGGATGCAGGAACAGGATTTCTGGACCCGCAATCCCGACCTGCTGGCGGCCGACGAATCCAGCCAGCGCAGTCCCGGCGACCTGGTGCTGTCGATGCTGCGCGCGCAGATCGACGCCCTGTCCGGCAACGAGACGCTGCGCGAAGTGCGGCGCTGGGAACTGATCGAACGCAACGAGGTGTCCGCCCCGCTGGCCGACCGCCGCGAGCGCGCCGCGCGCGGTTTCATCGACCGCGTCGACGGCCTGACCCCCGAGATGGACGTGCCCGCCGTCGTCAGCGTGATGCTGGCGGGCGTGCTGTACCTGATGCTGCGCGCCAAGACCGAAAGCCATTTCCTCGGCGTGCCGCTGCGCACGCCGGAAGGTTGGGCGCGCATCAACGACGCGCTGGAGCACCTGGTGAAACAGGGTTTCCCGGACGCGCTCAACCAGCAATCCCTGGCCCATCTGGAGGCGCGCCGCAAGAAAGCGCGGCCGCCCGCCGACCCCGAACCCTGA
- a CDS encoding N-acyl-D-amino-acid deacylase family protein, with product MPAQPDPQEYDLIITGGLIADGLGAPARRADLAISGQRIAAIGDGAAWHARHRIDASGKVVAPGFIDCHTHDDRALLAAPLMRPKVSQGVTTVVTGNCGISLAPVHAPGDTVPPPLNLLAQHTGELYARMQDYAAALEASPAAVNSLALVGHSSLRVSAMDRLDRPADKKEIAVMRHALDQAMAAGAAGLSTGLYYPTAMHASTEEVIGVAEPLSSWQGLYTTHLRDEADHVCDAMEEAFLIGRAADVPAILSHHKVTGKHNHGRTAETLALFDRARADQPLGMDVYPYAASSTILEPRRVPAGERIIVTWSQTRPEIQGVDLRELAAREGKDPQRLAEELSPGGAIYFSMDEDDVKRVIGHGSVMIGSDGLPHDQRPHPRLWGAFSRVLGRYVREMRVLGMEEAIRRMTSLTAAQFGLRDRGVLRAGCYADVVVFDPTAVADLATFAEPLQPSAGIQAVLVNGELVEAHGVATGARPGRLLRGAERAAPGFETPAWAA from the coding sequence ATGCCCGCGCAACCCGATCCGCAGGAATACGACCTCATCATCACCGGCGGCCTGATCGCCGACGGCCTGGGCGCGCCCGCCCGCCGCGCCGACCTGGCCATCTCCGGCCAGCGCATCGCGGCCATCGGCGACGGCGCGGCCTGGCATGCCCGGCATCGCATCGACGCCAGCGGCAAGGTGGTGGCGCCGGGCTTCATCGACTGCCATACCCATGACGACCGCGCGCTGCTGGCCGCGCCACTGATGCGGCCCAAGGTCAGCCAGGGCGTCACCACGGTGGTGACCGGCAACTGCGGCATCAGCCTGGCGCCGGTGCACGCGCCCGGCGACACCGTGCCGCCGCCGCTGAACCTGCTGGCGCAGCACACCGGCGAGCTGTATGCGCGCATGCAGGACTACGCCGCCGCGCTCGAAGCCAGCCCGGCCGCGGTCAACAGCCTGGCGCTGGTGGGCCATTCGAGCCTGCGGGTGTCGGCGATGGACCGCCTCGACCGGCCCGCCGACAAGAAGGAAATCGCGGTCATGCGCCACGCGCTCGACCAGGCCATGGCGGCCGGCGCCGCGGGCCTCTCGACCGGCCTGTACTACCCCACCGCCATGCACGCCAGCACCGAAGAGGTGATCGGCGTGGCCGAGCCGCTGTCGTCGTGGCAGGGCCTCTACACCACCCACCTGCGTGACGAGGCCGACCACGTCTGCGACGCCATGGAAGAAGCCTTCCTGATCGGCCGCGCCGCCGACGTGCCGGCGATCCTGTCGCACCACAAGGTCACCGGCAAGCACAACCATGGCCGCACCGCCGAAACGCTGGCGCTGTTCGACCGCGCCCGCGCCGACCAGCCGCTGGGCATGGACGTCTATCCCTACGCCGCCTCGTCCACCATTCTGGAGCCGCGCCGCGTGCCGGCCGGCGAAAGGATCATCGTCACCTGGTCGCAGACCCGCCCCGAGATCCAGGGCGTGGACCTGCGCGAACTGGCGGCGCGCGAGGGCAAGGACCCGCAGCGCCTGGCCGAGGAACTGTCGCCCGGCGGCGCCATCTATTTCTCGATGGACGAAGACGACGTCAAGCGCGTCATCGGCCACGGCAGCGTGATGATCGGCTCCGACGGCCTGCCGCACGACCAGCGGCCGCATCCGCGCCTGTGGGGCGCGTTCTCGCGGGTGCTGGGGCGCTACGTGCGCGAGATGCGCGTGCTCGGCATGGAAGAGGCGATCCGCCGCATGACCAGCCTGACCGCGGCCCAGTTCGGCCTGCGCGACCGCGGCGTGCTGCGCGCCGGCTGCTATGCCGACGTGGTGGTGTTCGACCCGACCGCGGTGGCCGACCTGGCCACCTTCGCCGAACCGCTGCAGCCGTCCGCCGGCATCCAGGCGGTGCTGGTCAACGGCGAGCTGGTGGAGGCGCATGGCGTGGCCACCGGCGCCCGCCCCGGCCGCCTGCTACGTGGCGCCGAGCGCGCCGCGCCCGGTTTCGAAACGCCGGCCTGGGCCGCCTGA
- a CDS encoding D-amino acid dehydrogenase, translating to MHTIVIGAGVVGMATAYYLHREGHRVSVVEAGPGPGLATSRANGAQLSYSFVAPLADPAVLPKLPAWLLGRDTPLRWRPRLDPAQWRWCLDFLQACTRGRSRATTRELLALGLYSRHCMHQLVGHERPAFDFSSDGKLLVYQDAAAYGRALAQMDYQASLGCEQRALDRQACLALEPALADIGASIAGAIHTPTEDAGDCLRLCTELERILRAAPGAVRFHFDTPVSALRTEGGRIVALATPAGDLQADQYVLAGGIGAQALARRIGLDLRIYPLKGYSLTYDLTPDSIAPRASISDIGRKVVYARLGQRLRVAGMVDIGAADGAIDPRRTRSLERDVARLFPRLNAAGAPQPWAGLRPARPDGKPLIGATPWRNLWLNAGHGGLGFTLAAGSARMLVDLMRGQRPAVEAAGFAFAA from the coding sequence ATGCACACAATCGTCATCGGCGCGGGCGTGGTCGGCATGGCCACCGCCTACTATCTGCATCGCGAAGGCCACCGCGTCAGCGTGGTGGAGGCCGGCCCCGGCCCGGGCCTGGCCACCAGCCGCGCCAACGGCGCCCAGCTCAGCTACAGCTTCGTCGCGCCGCTGGCCGACCCCGCGGTGCTGCCCAAGCTGCCCGCATGGCTGCTGGGGCGCGACACGCCGCTGCGCTGGCGGCCCAGGCTGGACCCGGCGCAATGGCGCTGGTGCCTGGACTTCCTGCAGGCCTGCACCCGCGGCCGCAGCCGCGCCACCACCCGTGAACTGCTGGCGCTGGGGCTGTACAGCCGCCATTGCATGCACCAACTGGTCGGCCACGAGCGGCCGGCGTTCGACTTCAGTTCGGACGGCAAGCTGCTGGTCTACCAGGACGCGGCGGCCTATGGCCGGGCGCTGGCGCAGATGGACTACCAGGCCTCGCTGGGTTGCGAGCAACGCGCCCTGGACCGCCAGGCCTGCCTGGCGCTGGAGCCGGCGCTGGCCGACATCGGCGCCAGCATCGCCGGCGCCATCCACACGCCGACCGAGGACGCCGGCGACTGCCTGCGCCTGTGCACGGAGCTGGAGCGCATCCTGCGGGCCGCGCCCGGCGCGGTGCGATTCCATTTCGACACGCCGGTATCGGCGCTGCGCACCGAGGGCGGCCGCATCGTGGCGCTGGCCACGCCCGCTGGCGACCTGCAGGCCGACCAGTACGTGCTGGCCGGCGGCATCGGCGCGCAGGCGCTGGCGCGCCGCATCGGGCTCGACCTGCGCATCTATCCGCTCAAGGGCTACAGCCTGACCTACGACCTGACGCCCGACAGCATCGCGCCGCGCGCCAGCATCAGCGACATCGGCCGCAAGGTGGTCTATGCGCGGCTGGGCCAGCGCCTGCGGGTGGCGGGCATGGTCGACATCGGCGCCGCCGACGGCGCCATCGACCCGCGCCGCACGCGCAGCCTGGAGCGCGACGTGGCGCGCCTGTTTCCGCGCCTGAACGCGGCCGGCGCGCCACAGCCCTGGGCCGGCCTGCGGCCGGCGCGTCCCGACGGCAAACCGTTGATCGGCGCCACGCCGTGGCGCAACCTGTGGCTCAACGCCGGCCATGGCGGCCTGGGCTTCACGCTGGCCGCGGGCAGCGCGCGCATGCTGGTCGACCTGATGCGCGGGCAGCGTCCCGCCGTGGAAGCGGCGGGCTTCGCGTTCGCCGCCTGA
- a CDS encoding Bug family tripartite tricarboxylate transporter substrate binding protein — MGRFFRAGKGAVATLAGGIALAAALTAPAAGAAWPERPITLIVPFPPGGTTDIFARTIAEHMRPALGQSIVVENKPGAAGNLGVAAAARAQPDGYTIVLGSVGTQSVNQFLYKNIGFNPATDLVPLGMIASTPNVMAVAAGSPWRTLQDVMQAVKKDPGKYSYASPGIGSSVHLTGAYFESMAGLRMLHVPFKGSSAAIPAVIGGQVDILMDNLPSSMAALKAGDRLRGIAVTSAERSPAAPDLPTMAEAGLPGFEVTAWSGLYAPRGTPAPVVDKLIAAMKQALQSPALRQSLAQGGATPGNLFGADLAAFEVKERDKWGKLIQSRGIKAE, encoded by the coding sequence ATGGGCAGGTTTTTTCGTGCAGGAAAGGGCGCCGTCGCGACCCTGGCGGGCGGCATTGCGCTGGCGGCGGCGTTGACCGCCCCGGCGGCCGGCGCCGCGTGGCCGGAACGTCCCATCACGCTGATCGTGCCGTTCCCGCCGGGCGGCACCACCGACATTTTCGCGCGCACCATCGCCGAACACATGCGGCCGGCGCTGGGCCAGTCCATCGTGGTCGAGAACAAACCGGGCGCCGCCGGCAACCTGGGCGTGGCGGCGGCCGCGCGCGCCCAGCCCGACGGCTACACCATCGTGCTGGGTTCGGTGGGCACGCAGAGCGTCAACCAGTTCCTCTACAAGAACATCGGCTTCAATCCCGCCACCGACCTGGTGCCGCTGGGCATGATCGCGTCCACGCCGAACGTGATGGCGGTGGCGGCCGGTTCGCCATGGCGCACGCTGCAGGACGTCATGCAGGCGGTGAAGAAGGACCCGGGGAAGTATTCCTATGCCTCGCCCGGCATCGGCTCGTCGGTGCACCTGACCGGCGCCTACTTCGAGTCGATGGCGGGCCTGCGGATGCTGCACGTGCCGTTCAAGGGCTCGTCGGCCGCGATCCCCGCGGTGATCGGCGGGCAGGTCGACATCCTGATGGACAACCTGCCGAGCTCGATGGCGGCGCTCAAGGCCGGCGACCGGCTGCGTGGCATCGCCGTCACGTCGGCCGAGCGCAGTCCGGCCGCGCCGGACCTGCCGACCATGGCCGAGGCCGGTTTGCCGGGTTTCGAGGTGACGGCCTGGTCCGGCCTGTATGCGCCGCGCGGCACGCCCGCGCCGGTGGTGGACAAGCTGATCGCGGCGATGAAGCAGGCGCTGCAATCGCCGGCCCTGCGGCAGTCGCTGGCGCAGGGCGGCGCCACGCCCGGCAACCTGTTCGGCGCCGACCTGGCCGCCTTCGAGGTGAAGGAGCGCGACAAGTGGGGCAAGCTGATCCAGAGCCGCGGTATCAAGGCGGAATGA
- a CDS encoding efflux transporter outer membrane subunit encodes MIRNAKPFPSAFLPRAGITLALCAALAACAVGPDYQRPALDVGTAYKEGQGEVPGWKPAQPRDDADRGQWWRVYDDATLNGLVDALNTSNQTIAQAEANYRQALGLVRGARAGFFPTVGAGAGLTRSGNGGGSNGGSSSSSSGGGNVSNQYSLTGNVSWELDVWGRVRRSVESSEASASASLADLAATRLSAQAALVQAYLQLRVLDEQKRLLDATVAAYEKSLQLTQNRYSVGVVGQADVAVARTQVESTRAQSIDLDWQRGQYEHAIAVLMGQAPSHFSLPPAAFSVQLPQIPVGLPSELLERRPDVAAAERRAAAANAQIGVAQAAWFPSLTLSADGGFRNGQFAELLTAPARFWSLGPALALTIFDGGARQAQVEQARASYDAQAAAYRQAALTGLREVEDYLIQLRVMENEQTVQRRALEAARESLRLMQNQYKAGLVDYLSVAVVDATALSNERSALTLYGNRLVASVNLIVALGGGWNGLPTPQAANTATAPAAGGTPDAAPANAPAVAPTPASAR; translated from the coding sequence ATGATCCGTAACGCCAAGCCTTTCCCTTCCGCATTCCTGCCGCGCGCCGGCATCACGCTGGCGCTGTGCGCCGCGCTGGCCGCCTGCGCCGTCGGCCCCGACTACCAACGGCCGGCCCTGGACGTGGGCACGGCCTACAAGGAAGGCCAGGGCGAGGTGCCGGGCTGGAAGCCGGCGCAGCCGCGCGACGACGCCGATCGCGGGCAATGGTGGCGGGTCTATGACGACGCCACGCTCAACGGCCTGGTGGACGCACTCAACACGTCGAACCAGACCATCGCCCAGGCCGAGGCCAATTATCGCCAGGCGCTGGGCCTGGTGCGCGGCGCGCGCGCCGGATTCTTCCCCACGGTGGGCGCGGGCGCCGGGCTGACTCGCTCGGGCAATGGCGGCGGCAGCAACGGCGGTTCGTCGTCCTCGTCGTCGGGCGGCGGCAACGTGTCCAACCAGTATTCGCTGACCGGCAATGTCAGCTGGGAGCTGGACGTGTGGGGCCGCGTGCGCCGCAGCGTCGAGTCCTCCGAAGCCAGCGCGTCGGCCAGCCTGGCCGACCTGGCCGCGACCCGCCTGAGCGCGCAGGCCGCGCTGGTGCAGGCGTATCTGCAGTTGCGCGTGCTGGACGAGCAGAAGCGCCTGCTGGACGCCACCGTGGCGGCCTACGAGAAGTCGCTGCAGCTGACGCAGAACCGCTACAGCGTGGGCGTCGTCGGCCAGGCCGACGTCGCCGTGGCGCGCACCCAGGTCGAGAGCACGCGCGCCCAGTCGATCGACCTGGATTGGCAGCGCGGCCAGTACGAACACGCCATCGCCGTGCTGATGGGCCAGGCGCCGTCGCACTTCAGCCTGCCGCCCGCGGCGTTCTCCGTGCAGCTGCCGCAGATCCCGGTGGGCCTGCCGTCCGAATTGCTGGAGCGCCGCCCAGACGTGGCCGCCGCCGAGCGCCGCGCCGCCGCCGCCAACGCGCAGATCGGCGTGGCCCAGGCCGCCTGGTTCCCCAGCCTGACCCTGTCGGCCGACGGCGGTTTCCGCAACGGCCAGTTCGCCGAGCTGTTGACGGCGCCAGCGCGCTTCTGGTCGCTGGGGCCGGCGCTGGCCTTGACCATTTTCGACGGCGGCGCGCGCCAGGCGCAGGTCGAGCAGGCGCGGGCGTCGTACGACGCGCAGGCCGCGGCCTACCGCCAGGCCGCGCTGACCGGGCTGCGCGAAGTCGAGGACTACCTGATCCAGCTGCGCGTGATGGAGAACGAGCAGACCGTGCAGCGCCGCGCGCTCGAGGCCGCGCGCGAATCGCTGCGGCTGATGCAGAACCAGTACAAGGCCGGCCTGGTGGATTACCTGAGCGTGGCCGTGGTGGACGCCACCGCGCTCAGCAACGAGCGCAGCGCCCTGACGCTGTACGGCAATCGCCTGGTGGCCAGCGTCAACCTGATCGTCGCGTTGGGCGGCGGCTGGAATGGCCTGCCCACGCCGCAAGCGGCCAATACCGCCACCGCGCCAGCCGCTGGCGGCACGCCGGATGCCGCGCCTGCCAACGCGCCGGCCGTCGCGCCAACCCCCGCTTCCGCCAGGTAG